The genomic window ACACCTCGATTACGGATATTTCAGCAAGGGTCCGGGTGTCGCGTGGACGATTGCCGCCGGCGCCTGGATCTTTGGCGACACTGTTCTTGGCATTCGTTTTTTTGCGGTGCTGCTGGCCGCCGGCACGGGAGCTTTGCTTTATGTCCTCGCGCGAACGCTGGTTTCCGAAGCGGTCGCGTGGGCTTGCCTGCTTCTGAGCAGTGTCATTCCACTCTTTGCCGTGGGCAGCATCCTGATGACGATCGATCCCTTGAGCGTTTTCTTCTGGGCGCTGGCGGCGGTTCTCTTCTGGCGGGCCAAAGACCAGAACGGTCCGCTCTGGTGGATCCTGACCGGCGCCGCCGTGGGCCTGGGAAGTCTGTGCAAATACACCAACCTGGCGGAGATCGTTTCCTTTGCGCTCTTTTGTGGATTGCACCGGGATTACCGCCCCCACTTCCGACGATTCACGTTTGCGTCGATGGTCTTGATGGCGCTCGCGATGTTGACCCCGGTTCTGATCTGGAACTATCAGCACGGCTGGGTAACGGCGCAGCATCTGGCGCATCGCGGCGCGCTGGATCGGGCGTGGCGATTTTCACCGGGGGAATTCTTTCAATTCGTGGGGCAGCAAGCCGGCGTGATTTCTCCGCTGGTGTTAGCCGGCATTCTCGTCGGCGCCGTCTTGCCCGGGAGGTCGAACCACGCTGCCGTTGAATCAGGCGGAATCAGAGAGGGAGTCAATTCAACAGACCATGGGCGGCTGGAGTTCCGTTTTCTGCAAACGCTCTTCTGGCCGTTGTTCGCGCTCTACACCGTCTTGAGTTTAAACGATTCGGGCCAGCCGAACTGGACGGCGCCGTGCTACGTGGCCGGCGTCATCCTCGGAGTCAGCCACTGGATCCCGCGCGTGCGCGAGAAGAAATGGGCGCGCAACCTGACGGCGGTGGCCGTGGCGCTGGCCCTTCTCGAAACGATTGTCCTGCACGACACATTCTGGCTGAACCTGCCGCCGCGCCGCGATCCGCTCACCCG from Verrucomicrobiota bacterium includes these protein-coding regions:
- a CDS encoding glycosyltransferase family 39 protein, which produces MCPVPRRVIAFLVLVTVFRLWFCTQLELVGDEAYYWLWSKHLDYGYFSKGPGVAWTIAAGAWIFGDTVLGIRFFAVLLAAGTGALLYVLARTLVSEAVAWACLLLSSVIPLFAVGSILMTIDPLSVFFWALAAVLFWRAKDQNGPLWWILTGAAVGLGSLCKYTNLAEIVSFALFCGLHRDYRPHFRRFTFASMVLMALAMLTPVLIWNYQHGWVTAQHLAHRGALDRAWRFSPGEFFQFVGQQAGVISPLVLAGILVGAVLPGRSNHAAVESGGIREGVNSTDHGRLEFRFLQTLFWPLFALYTVLSLNDSGQPNWTAPCYVAGVILGVSHWIPRVREKKWARNLTAVAVALALLETIVLHDTFWLNLPPRRDPLTRVRGSADLARQVAALQEQFGAQFVIANKYAYASLLAFYLPRPTETFLPHSVRIENQFSFWPGYRKQFAAASAIFVSDSEEIPAQLRADFAIVERIQTTESMHRGRPIKKFYLSLCRELKAKPNE